A single region of the Chionomys nivalis chromosome 5, mChiNiv1.1, whole genome shotgun sequence genome encodes:
- the Il19 gene encoding interleukin-19 isoform X2 — translation MKTLCISHWLLGMALILCSVHTRSLRRCLSSMDVHHIGQSFWDIRRSLQTKDTFKNITILSSLKNLDSIKPVDVCCVTSHLLTFYRDRVFKDHQETSHEVMRKISKIANLFLQMQRTLEQCQEKLQCHCSQEATNATRIIQDNYNQLEVSSAALKSLGELDIFLAWIGKNHRETSAA, via the exons ATGAAGACACTGTGCATTTCCCACTGGCTCCTGGGCATGGCGCTCATCCTCTGCTCCGTGCACACCCGCAGCCTCAGGAGATGTCTGAGTTCCATGGACGTGCACCATATAGGACAGAGTTTCTGGGACATCAGAAGATCCCTG CAAACTAAAGACACCTTCAAAAATATCACCATCCTGTCCTCACTGAAGAATCTGGACAGCATTAAG CCTGTAGATGTGTGCtgtgtgaccagccacctcctgACCTTCTACAGAGACAGGGTGTTCAAGGACCATCAGGAGACAAGTCACGAGGTCATGAGGAAAATCAGCAAGATTGCCAACTTGTTCCTCCAAATGCAGAGAACACTGGAGCAAT GCCAAGAGAAACT TCAGTGTCACTGCAGTCAGGAAGCCACCAATGCAACCAGAATCATCCAAGACAACTACAATCAG ctgGAGGTCTCGTCTGCTGCCCTAAAGTCTCTAGGAGAGCTAGACATCTTCTTAGCCTGGATTGGCAAGAATCATCGAGAGACTTCTGCAGCTTAA
- the Il19 gene encoding interleukin-19 isoform X1 yields MKTLCISHWLLGMALILCSVHTRSLRRCLSSMDVHHIGQSFWDIRRSLQTKDTFKNITILSSLKNLDSIKPVDVCCVTSHLLTFYRDRVFKDHQETSHEVMRKISKIANLFLQMQRTLEQCVHSQCHCSQEATNATRIIQDNYNQLEVSSAALKSLGELDIFLAWIGKNHRETSAA; encoded by the exons ATGAAGACACTGTGCATTTCCCACTGGCTCCTGGGCATGGCGCTCATCCTCTGCTCCGTGCACACCCGCAGCCTCAGGAGATGTCTGAGTTCCATGGACGTGCACCATATAGGACAGAGTTTCTGGGACATCAGAAGATCCCTG CAAACTAAAGACACCTTCAAAAATATCACCATCCTGTCCTCACTGAAGAATCTGGACAGCATTAAG CCTGTAGATGTGTGCtgtgtgaccagccacctcctgACCTTCTACAGAGACAGGGTGTTCAAGGACCATCAGGAGACAAGTCACGAGGTCATGAGGAAAATCAGCAAGATTGCCAACTTGTTCCTCCAAATGCAGAGAACACTGGAGCAATGT GTTCATAGTCAGTGTCACTGCAGTCAGGAAGCCACCAATGCAACCAGAATCATCCAAGACAACTACAATCAG ctgGAGGTCTCGTCTGCTGCCCTAAAGTCTCTAGGAGAGCTAGACATCTTCTTAGCCTGGATTGGCAAGAATCATCGAGAGACTTCTGCAGCTTAA